A region of Sulfuricella denitrificans skB26 DNA encodes the following proteins:
- a CDS encoding SemiSWEET transporter: protein MSGELSELIGYPAAILTTVAFVPQARKSWRTRDLSGISLPMYALFTLGVAFWLAYGLIIASTPIIIGNGITLALAAVVLWLKLNERR, encoded by the coding sequence ATGTCCGGCGAACTCAGCGAACTGATCGGCTACCCTGCCGCAATCCTCACCACCGTGGCCTTCGTACCGCAGGCCAGGAAATCCTGGCGTACCCGCGACCTGTCCGGCATCTCGCTGCCGATGTATGCCCTGTTCACCCTTGGCGTCGCATTCTGGCTGGCCTACGGCCTGATCATCGCCAGCACGCCGATCATCATCGGCAACGGCATCACCCTGGCGCTCGCCGCGGTGGTGCTGTGGCTCAAGCTGAACGAAAGACGCTAG
- the purU gene encoding formyltetrahydrofolate deformylase, protein MTKNTATLLISCPDRKGLVAGIADFLYRHNANILHADQHQDSELGLFLMRVEWDLHDFALTPEQFAQLFAPIAEKFEMQWRLALSTHRPRVAIFVSRYDHCLVDLLYRHQAGELHCDIPLIIGNHDDTRWIADSYGIPFQHIPVHKDSKEEAEKTQLALLRHHHVDLIVLARYMQVLSADFIRHYPSRIINIHHSFLPAFLGAKPYHRAFERGVKLIGATSHYVTEMLDDGPIIEQDVARISHRDAIDDLIQKGRDLEKIVLSRGVRWHIENRILLYANKTVVFD, encoded by the coding sequence ATGACTAAAAATACCGCCACCCTGCTGATTTCCTGTCCCGACCGCAAAGGCCTGGTCGCAGGCATTGCCGACTTCCTCTACCGCCACAATGCCAATATTCTGCACGCTGACCAGCATCAGGATAGCGAATTGGGGCTGTTCCTGATGCGCGTGGAATGGGATCTGCACGATTTCGCCCTGACCCCGGAGCAGTTTGCTCAACTCTTCGCGCCGATTGCCGAAAAATTCGAGATGCAATGGCGCCTGGCACTGTCAACCCATCGTCCCCGGGTGGCGATATTCGTGTCGCGCTATGACCACTGCCTGGTCGATCTGCTCTACCGCCACCAGGCTGGCGAACTGCACTGCGACATTCCGCTGATCATCGGCAACCACGACGACACCCGATGGATCGCCGATTCCTATGGGATTCCGTTCCAGCACATCCCGGTACACAAGGACAGCAAGGAGGAAGCGGAGAAGACCCAGCTCGCCCTGCTACGCCACCACCATGTCGACCTGATCGTGCTGGCGCGCTACATGCAGGTCTTGTCCGCAGATTTCATCCGGCATTACCCGAGCCGCATCATCAACATTCACCATTCCTTCCTGCCCGCCTTTCTCGGCGCCAAGCCCTATCATCGTGCCTTTGAGCGCGGCGTCAAACTGATTGGCGCAACCAGCCACTACGTCACCGAAATGCTCGACGACGGCCCGATCATCGAGCAGGATGTCGCCCGCATCTCGCATCGCGACGCGATCGACGATCTGATCCAGAAAGGCCGCGACCTGGAAAAGATCGTGCTGTCTCGCGGGGTGCGCTGGCACATCGAAAACCGCATCCTGCTGTATGCCAACAAAACAGTGGTTTTTGACTAA